From Cucumis melo cultivar AY chromosome 3, USDA_Cmelo_AY_1.0, whole genome shotgun sequence:
TGGAgcctgtttcagaccatataatGCTCGACGCAGGAGGCACACCTTgtgaggaggagaagaagtATCAGGAGGAGGCTGCATATAGACTTCTTCAAAAAGATTCCCATTAAGGAAAATatttttgacatccatctgaagGAGAGGTCATTGCTTGGCAGCAACAACAGCTAACAAACTTCGAACAGATGTCATCCGAGCCACAGGAGAaaatgtttcttcatagtcaataccatattcTTGCGAATATCCTTTTGCAACAAGACGAGCTTTATAACGCTCAATAGTGCCATCAGAGTGAGTCTTGATCTTGTAGATCCACTTGCAGCCAATGGGTCTTTTGCCGGGAGGTAAGTCAACATAGTCCCAAGTGTGTGTCTTGTCAAGAGCCTGTAATTCATCATTCATCGCTTTCTGCCATAAAAGGCCAGTAATAGCCTCTTGATAAGAGGTAGGTTCAACAAGGGAAACAATAGTGGAAAAACAGTGATAATCTTGGAGATGGATGAGAGGTTCCCTTACCTAGTAGAACAACAAAGAGGGGTGTCTGGAGTAGGTTCAGAACCATCATCAGAGACGAACGATTGGTTTAAGTTTGCAGAAGTAGGTGCAGATTGAGCAAGCTCAGTATCAAGAGTGGATTCAGAGAGAGGAAAAAGTTCAACAGAGGTATCGGTGAAGAAAGGTTGAGGACTAGAGAAGGAGGACAAGCGAGAGAACGTAGTGTGCTCCCAAAATGTGGCATGGCGAGATTTACGAAGTCTATTGGAAATAGGATCCCAACAACGAAAATCTTTATGTTCGGTGCCATAGCCAAGCAAACAACAGAGACGGGCACGTGGTTCAAGTTTAGTGTGTTCATGAGGATGTAGGAGAACAAAGCACGCACAACCAAAGACTTTAAGGTTAGAGTAGTTGGGAGGAGTACCATATAATCTTTCGAATGGAGAGATGTTCTGAAGAACAGAAGAAGGAAGACGGTTGATGGTATAGACTGATGTAAGAGCTGCTTCACTCCAAAATTTGTCAGGGCATGAGGCAGAAAGAAGGAGGGTACGTACTGAGTCAAGAATGTGGCGATGTTTGCACTCAGCACGCCCATTTTGTTAAGAAGTGTGGGGGCAGGAGTGCTGAACAAGAGTGTCATGTTGGGAGAGAAAAGATAGAATAGTGGAGTCTTTATACTCCAAGGCATTGTCAGTGAGAAGGGTTTTGATAGGACAAGAGAATTGGGTGTGAATCATGTTAGCAAACTCAATATAGGTGCGAGATAGTTTAGAGCGGTGTTTGAGAAAATAGATCCATGTAAATCGagagaaatcatcaataaataagaaataatagCGATAACCATGGACAGTAGTAGTAGGGGCAGGACCCCAAATGTCTGAATGGATTAAGTCAAAAGGTTTATCACATATAGAAGTGGATGGAGAAAAAGACAAAGCAGGTTGCTTAGCAAGTTtacaatttaaacaattaaaaggGACAAACTTGGTAACATTATTTAAATTGTTGACAGAAATTAAATGACGTAGTTTTTCAGGAGAAGCATGACCAAGGCGGAGATGCCACTGATATGTATCAGAATCAGTGACAGGAGCAAAGATGGATGAAGGAGAAGGAACCTAAAGTGATAGGAACTCAAACAATCTTTCCACTTTGCGATCTGTCCCAATCGTTTATCCCGTCTGCGGATCCTGGACCTGACAACCATTGGGAGAAAAAGAGACAGTTAAGCCAATATCACACAGTTGACCAACAGACACTAGATTAAAGGTTAAGTTTGGGACACAGTAAATATGAGGAAGATTTAAATTAGGGGTATTAATGGTACCAATGTGAGTGATGTTCATACAATTGCCATCAACAACATAAATGGGTGGTAAAGATTTAGCAAGATTATGATTGCAACAGACAAAGTCAAGAAGCCATCGATTACCAAGTGAGACGACAAGTacagaggaagatgatgaaattaaCTGATTTAGTAGACTTTGAAGATCACTTATCTGAAAATGGGGGGTGGTGGAATTATCTGAAGCAACAGCAGCAACAGAGGAGGTACCAGGTTTAGCAAAGTTTGTAGGATAACTTCGAGGTCGAGGCAGTTTTATGGGACAGTTATCCAAAATATGTCCTAGCTTATGGCAGTACCTGCATTCTATTTTAGGACCATCAATAAATGTGTAACCAATGAGCTTACAGTTCTTACAAAGTGTGCTTGATGCTCTAGATGATGAATAAGTGCCTGCAAGAACAACATCAGAATGTTTGGAGAGATTGATGCCAAGAcgtttttcttcaaataatatcTCTTGGATAGTTGCATCCAATGAGGACAAAGGACTGCGGTGTAGTAAGGCGGCCCTAACAGGTTCATATTCTGGACGAAGTCCCATAAGGACTTTAATAAGACGAAGATTTTCTTTACTGATTTTAGCTTGATCGATTTGAGTCTAGATGGGTTGAAGTGCTGCTAGATATTCATTCACCAATTGCCCAACTTCTTGATTAAGATTAACAAGGCTATTTTGCAACTGATAGTAATGAGCTAATCCGACGGACTTAAACCGTGTAGATAGAATAACCCATAATTCCTTAGCATTTTTAAAAGCATCAAATTGTGTATGGATAGTAGGGATCGATGTGTTGCTAAGCTAGGTAATAATCTGATGATTTTTGCTGTCCCATTCTTCAAGACGTTCGATAAATTTGTTATCATCTTCCTTGTCTTGTTTGGTCGGTTTGGTAATATCGCCGATGACAATACTCCATAATTTCCGTCCAATTAAAAAGCTTTTCATTTGATTTGTCCATGTAATGTAATTAGAACCATCAAGAATCGTGATGATTGGGCGAGCAATTTTACTTTTCTCCATCTACTCACAATAAAGAAATAAGTCAGCAAAACACAATATTGGTCAATAGATCTTAATAGTAGTTTTGCACAAGATATAAAATTCAGAGAGCGGCAATGAACAGCGGGATCGAACAGAAAACTATAACGGTGATGAGCAATGGCTCGAATGAAGCAAAGGATAGCCCCGGAGAGTGTAGAGATTGAAGGTCGGCTTTGGCTGGGTTTCACGGAGACCGGAGAACAGAGAGCTAGGATCGAAAGTCGGAGATCGCGGTGTGCTGCGGACGGCAGCGTGCGAGTCGTGCTACAGACAACGACGTGCGAGGCGTGTTGTGGACGGACAGAAACGTGTGAAACGCGAACGGGCTAGTGTACAGAAACGCGGGCGGGCGTGCTGGGTCACTTGTTGCAGACAGAGATTGGACGTCGGAGAGATAGACGCCGTAGAGACGCGAACGGATGGGCGTACAGAAACGCAGACGAGCGTGCTGGGTCACTTGCTACGGATAGAGATCGGACGTCGGAGAGATGTGTATTGTTACCGGGGAAAGGCGGACAGAGATCGGGCGTGCTGGGTCACTTGCTACAGACAAAAGAGACTGTGACGGAGATCGGTCGACGGAAAACCGCGTGCGAACAGAACACTGCAAGataggcggcggcggcggctgaATAGTAACCTAGGTtaaagctctgataccatgtggtttaaatattttattaataaaatattctGTGTAAATTATATCAAGGAACAAGGGGATAAATACAAGGGTCTGAATGATAAATAAGGAAACAAATAATGTATTTTAATTACAAAAGATTTTATTacattaatatttaataaataagaATAGATTATGGAACCAACTCTTTTATAAAAGAAGCCCAGCAGCCATAAATGAAAAGTTAGATTTCACAAATAGGGTTCTAAAGAGTATGAAAATGATGATTCAACTCAAGTAGTTGAATTACTTGAAACAAAGTTTTTTTTATCAAACAATTTGAAGTTGTTTGATTCAgcgtaaagaaaaagaagaatatgaAACAATGGGCATTGGCAGTTGGCGTCAACGTTAATATCCCCCAAAACCCACAGATTTTGGACAAAGCGACAAGTCAGAAGGAAAGCAGCCACGTCAGTTTTCTACGTAGCCTTTCACCATTTTGTCATTTCTCACTCTGGCTGTGACCATTTTAAGAATCAAAGACATTACTCCCTCTCCCTCCCTCAGCTGTGACAACAAATCAAATATGCCTGGATTAACTGCGCCTTCAGATTACTCCCAAGAACCGCTTCGTCACCCATCTCTCATTATCAATGCCAAGGCAACCATCTTTTCCCTTTCctttattcaaattttttacTTGTTTATGATCAGTTCATACTTCAAAAGCATGTTTCCAATGATTCTAAAAAGGTCAAAATTACTTTTGTTACGTAATTTCAGTTTTGAGATTTTATACTTATGTAAGCACTCCACCATCATCTGGATGACGTACATGATCGCAAAGATGTCTCACCCATCATGAAATAGTCATAGTCTTTTAACCCAACTTTTATTTTCAATCACTGCTTGATCGACTGTAATTTAAATACGATGTTCGAGATAACGATATGTGACATTAACAAAATGGTCGTTAAAGATTTCTTTAGGACTAAGTCATTCTGCATTAACGTTTCAAAAACTGGATCTTCCATACAAAAACTTATTAAATCTTTTGATGATGTTAAAGTATAGAATTAAATACAAAAAGAATTTTGAAGGATGAAAGATCACAAAAGtgattttaataatttcaaagTCAGTTTGTCTCAAACGTGGCTTTATGGATATTTATGTTGATGTTTTTCCCATGACATCTCTCCCTCAGGAGCCCTTCAATGCAGAGCCACCACGTTCAGCACTGATTTCCTCTTATATAACTCCTGTACATTTCTTTTACAAGAGAAATCATGGCCCTATTCCTTTGGTGGATGATATTGAAAggttttcttcttcctcctttttcttcttttttatcttttcgaTTCCAATTATTACAAAGTACAaaccttttcttttacattATAGATATTGTGTTTCTATAAATGGCCTTACAGAAAACCCAAAAGAGCTGTTCATGAATGATATCAGGTGAGCTGTGTGGAGTGTTTTGGATTTAAAAGAACCTACTCAAACTTTGTATATTAACTTTTATCGTGCTTCAAAAATCACCTAAGATTTTTTTGATGTAACAGGATGCTTCCAAAGTACAATGTCACTGCCACTTTACAGGTATTCTCATTAATATGCATTAGTCGTTGGAGGCACCAGACTCGAAAGTAGTCTAGGAGTTGTTTCTATTAGATAATATAGAATTTAATCTCAAAACCAATTAGTAATGAGAGAAGTAGCACATCTATCTTATAGAAAGTGTGAGATCCGTTGATTTCTTTAACGTGGGATCCCCTAAAATACCATCTACCGGATCCCCCAAGATGACATTTGAGATGGTGCTTATTCTGGTTTTACCATTCTTAGACTGAATATCTGTTTAGACTTTATAAGCTCTGATATCATATCAGATAACATAAGTTTCATCTCAAAACCAGTCAGCAATGAGAAGAGAGGCAAGCAATGTGTTTTCAATATAGGAATCTCAACATTTGGATGACTGCTTATATCATTTGATACCATTTGGCTTGCATGGACATAGTGTGCAGGTAACCGAAGGACAGCGATGAGTAAAGTCAGAAAAGTGAAGGGAGTTGGCTGGGATATTTCTACTCTAGGAAATGGTATGTGACATGAACGGCTAATGTTTTAGATCTGTTAACTTTTAAAGTTGGATCTTTTTTAACCTTACAGCTGTCTGGGGTGGTGCCAAACTGGCTGATGTTCTTGAACTTGTTGGAGTATCTAAGTTCAGCTATTGTACACAAAAAGGTGGAAAACATGTTGAGTTTGTGAGCGTCGATAAGTGTGAGGTACAACATTGGCCAATTAGATATGAGAAAAAGAGGACATGAGACATGTCATTAATGATAATATGAACTATGTTAATGAAAGTTTTCCCTTTTGTTCCAAGGAATTATGTGTAAGATAGAAAGGAATGATATTGGTTGCTATGATTATAAAGTACAGGAAGAAAAGGGAGGCCCATACAAGGCATCAATTCCACTTATCCAAGCTTCAAATCCTGAAGCAGATGTTCTACTTGCTTATGAAATGAATGGAGAAGTAAGTCATAGTTCTTTATAACAGTTTGAAGTGCATGTCTACATATTGAAGTACTTATCACATTAAACTTCTAGTCTCTACTACTTAATAGACTATATACTGATTGTTCGATTACACAACAATGAATGAACTTGATTTTATTGAATGGGCCTGcctttaattttcttcttcactTGAAGATGAAAAGGAATGACGTTATTCAAACTTGATTTGTAGTTTGAACAATTATGTACTTGAGTTTATTGATAgatgaaaaggaagaaaattgTTCGGGGTTAAAAACTCCCAAAAAGAGAGGAAATGTTCTTGTTTGTAattgtaatttttattaatGCTTGCCAGGTTCTTTCCTGCATGTATTCCTTGCCTTCTGATGTTGAGTAATTACTTTCAGAATGATTAGACCCCAACTTTAAATGAATAGAGTGAACTTAGATCACTCCTCCACGTTTGTGGCTTCAATCATAATAATTAGTGTTTTCAACTATTATAACCTTCAATTAACTATACTATTACTATTTCAAATCCCTCCTTGTTATTgtgtttattattttctatacATAATAAATAGTTTGCACCCCAAACGAACAATTATAACCTACAAACTATTATAGCTCAACAactataataaccaactcaACGTCCTAAACACCCATTCACTATTATAATAATTCTAGTAGAAGGGATAGGAGAACTTCCCAACATTATGCTATTACGTTGATTATCGTGCTACTCTACTATAATTAATATTCTTTACTTtttctggaaaaaaaaaaagcctctTAACAGGGATCATGGGTACCCGCTGCGTGTAATCGTCCCCGGTGTTATTGGTGCTCGATCTGTTAAATGGCTTGATTCTATTAGCATAAATGCAGAGGAATGCCAGGTAGGAATTGAagtataaaattcaaattattcttCTCTCAAGAATTAGCCATTCCTTACAATGGAGTTCCATGGTATTGGCTTGTAGGGTTTCTTTATGCAGAAAGACTACAAAATGTTTCCTCCTTCTGTAGATTGGAGTAATATTGATTGGTCAGCAAGGCGGCCTCAAATGGATTTCCCTATTCAGGTTTTTACTAAAGACTACTGCTTTTTTCCTTTATTAGGTTTTTTACTTCCTTTTTTTGTTGATGATGAAAGAAAATTAGAAGACAGTTCTTTATCATTTACTTTAGATGTACACTTTTCACTTGACTAATGAAGTTGAACTTGCTGAATTTCAGTGTGCCATCTGTTCCTTGGAGGATGTAGACCATATAAAGCCTGGAAAGGTTAGTTCTTTTGTGTAACTTCAATGTTTGAAGAAAGATATAAAATGATCCATGCAAAGGATTTGCTTATCATACAGATGTAAGAGTCTCCAATCTTCTGGCTTTGTTCATCCAGATTAATTTGTAAGTTTGGGACATGTACATTAGCAAAACCTAGAGAATGTTGCTCTTGTTATTTGAATAATATcacatcaaattaaaaaataaaaaataaagaactcTTGTATATAGGAGAGAATTTGAGCTCAATGAATTCACGTTGTTTTCTTAAGAAAATTTTGCTCACTCTGTTGCCGAGTTTCAACAATAATTATCTTCCATAGAATAAGTTATCTTTCTTATGGAAGGAACACCTTATCCACAAAATCTAAATAAATAGAACTTCAACAATTTTTTTGAAACGGAAAATGTTTTATGAGAGAAAAGTGCTTAAGAAAAATGTGAAACCCCAATTTGAAGAAGAGACATACTTATAGATCTATTGGTGGCTATTCGTGCAGTCATATCTCTTCATCAAGTTgcttaaattttgaaaagacGGACATTCATGAAACAGTACAACTCATGGAATCGAAAGAATGCAACCCTACTCATATAGTCACAACCATTTATTCCAACAGTTCTACATGCATATTTATAATCTAGATTTCATCTCTGACCTAATTTCTTTCCTAGCATATAATGGTGATAGTCTCAATAGTTTTTTCCGAATTCTAGCATATAGTCTCTTGGTCGAGAGCATGTatcttaaataattatgatCTTCAAATGTATGTCAGGTTACCGTTAGTGGTTATGCTGTGGCGGGAGGTGGGCGGGGAATAGAGAGAGTGGACATATCAGTTGATGGTGGCAAAAACTGGATTGAAGCCACAAGATATCAGAAGATTGGTGTCCCATATGTTGCTGATAGTCTGAGCAGTTATAAGTGGGCATGGGTGTTTTTCGAGATCACAGTTGACATCCTACGAAACACGGAAATTGTAGCTAAAGCTGTAAGTATCTTTTGAATGAAAAAATGGTGAATGTGTAGGCTGTATATAAGTTGGTTTAGGAGTGTGAAAAGCTTTGAATTGAATTTGTAAAATGTAGGTTGATTCAGCAGCAAATGTGCAACCAGAAAAAGTGGAAGAGATATGGAATGTAAGGGGTATACTCAACAACTCATGGCATAGAGTTCAAGTTGGAGTTGGTCGTTCCAGTATATAGAATAAAGAAGAAAGGGATCTCATAAATAAATGATGTGTAGCATGAACTCTTTTTTTATACCAAATTCCACTGTGCTAGGATTTAGATTTTCCATTGGAAATGAGAATAAGAATATGGGACCTGCTTACAACGATGAATAATGTAGTTGTTTCAAGAGTGCTTTTAAATCTTTTAAGAATTTTTAATCAcgtttttcttttagtttcatCTCAAAACTAATTAACAAGAAATGGAGTAGCCTTTAAATTTTTCAATACGGAATTTTCTAGGCTCCACCAATCTTGAACTGGATCATGCCTTTTTTACTTCCTATTTAGACGCCACAAGCTTTAATTACCATACACTAAGTTTCATGAAGACGAACCAACAAAGAATTACCAGTAAACAAAACTTTGAAAACTAATCCCCATAGTGTGACAAATGCATGACAAACAAAAAGCTCAAAAGTAAGAACTACAAAGGCATTTAAGTACGTTACATCTCAAACCTCCTCCTCCTACCATAAAGAACTTCACAAAATAACAAACCAATTTGTCATTCAAAGGAGAATCGCAAGATAAACTTCATCATCGGGCAAGCTGCATGGCAGTTAAATTTTTCAAACCCTTTTGGGGCCTTGCCCAGATATATTGAGATATAAAAGATAACaataatacaagaaaaaccaagtGTCGGAGGTACTTCGACCCTCTCAATCTTGAAACTCTCGATTCTCTAGCTAATTACTCACATACCCCTAAAGATTACTCTAATACCAATACTATCATAAACATTCCCCATAATCATCAACTGCAAGGTTCATAGGAAGACCGGATAAAAAGGAGATTACACAAACTACAACCAGATAT
This genomic window contains:
- the LOC103485484 gene encoding sulfite oxidase isoform X4 — its product is MPGLTAPSDYSQEPLRHPSLIINAKEPFNAEPPRSALISSYITPVHFFYKRNHGPIPLVDDIERYCVSINGLTENPKELFMNDIRMLPKYNVTATLQEEKGGPYKASIPLIQASNPEADVLLAYEMNGEPLNRDHGYPLRVIVPGVIGARSVKWLDSISINAEECQGFFMQKDYKMFPPSVDWSNIDWSARRPQMDFPIQCAICSLEDVDHIKPGKVTVSGYAVAGGGRGIERVDISVDGGKNWIEATRYQKIGVPYVADSLSSYKWAWVFFEITVDILRNTEIVAKAVDSAANVQPEKVEEIWNVRGILNNSWHRVQVGVGRSSI
- the LOC103485484 gene encoding sulfite oxidase isoform X1; amino-acid sequence: MPGLTAPSDYSQEPLRHPSLIINAKEPFNAEPPRSALISSYITPVHFFYKRNHGPIPLVDDIERYCVSINGLTENPKELFMNDIRMLPKYNVTATLQCAGNRRTAMSKVRKVKGVGWDISTLGNAVWGGAKLADVLELVGVSKFSYCTQKGGKHVEFVSVDKCEEEKGGPYKASIPLIQASNPEADVLLAYEMNGEPLNRDHGYPLRVIVPGVIGARSVKWLDSISINAEECQGFFMQKDYKMFPPSVDWSNIDWSARRPQMDFPIQCAICSLEDVDHIKPGKVTVSGYAVAGGGRGIERVDISVDGGKNWIEATRYQKIGVPYVADSLSSYKWAWVFFEITVDILRNTEIVAKAVDSAANVQPEKVEEIWNVRGILNNSWHRVQVGVGRSSI
- the LOC103485484 gene encoding sulfite oxidase isoform X2; protein product: MPGLTAPSDYSQEPLRHPSLIINAKEPFNAEPPRSALISSYITPVHFFYKRNHGPIPLVDDIERMLPKYNVTATLQCAGNRRTAMSKVRKVKGVGWDISTLGNAVWGGAKLADVLELVGVSKFSYCTQKGGKHVEFVSVDKCEEEKGGPYKASIPLIQASNPEADVLLAYEMNGEPLNRDHGYPLRVIVPGVIGARSVKWLDSISINAEECQGFFMQKDYKMFPPSVDWSNIDWSARRPQMDFPIQCAICSLEDVDHIKPGKVTVSGYAVAGGGRGIERVDISVDGGKNWIEATRYQKIGVPYVADSLSSYKWAWVFFEITVDILRNTEIVAKAVDSAANVQPEKVEEIWNVRGILNNSWHRVQVGVGRSSI
- the LOC103485484 gene encoding sulfite oxidase isoform X5, which encodes MPGLTAPSDYSQEPLRHPSLIINAKEPFNAEPPRSALISSYITPVHFFYKRNHGPIPLVDDIERMLPKYNVTATLQEEKGGPYKASIPLIQASNPEADVLLAYEMNGEPLNRDHGYPLRVIVPGVIGARSVKWLDSISINAEECQGFFMQKDYKMFPPSVDWSNIDWSARRPQMDFPIQCAICSLEDVDHIKPGKVTVSGYAVAGGGRGIERVDISVDGGKNWIEATRYQKIGVPYVADSLSSYKWAWVFFEITVDILRNTEIVAKAVDSAANVQPEKVEEIWNVRGILNNSWHRVQVGVGRSSI
- the LOC103485484 gene encoding sulfite oxidase isoform X3, translating into MALFLWWMILKENPKELFMNDIRMLPKYNVTATLQCAGNRRTAMSKVRKVKGVGWDISTLGNAVWGGAKLADVLELVGVSKFSYCTQKGGKHVEFVSVDKCEEEKGGPYKASIPLIQASNPEADVLLAYEMNGEPLNRDHGYPLRVIVPGVIGARSVKWLDSISINAEECQGFFMQKDYKMFPPSVDWSNIDWSARRPQMDFPIQCAICSLEDVDHIKPGKVTVSGYAVAGGGRGIERVDISVDGGKNWIEATRYQKIGVPYVADSLSSYKWAWVFFEITVDILRNTEIVAKAVDSAANVQPEKVEEIWNVRGILNNSWHRVQVGVGRSSI